The following are encoded in a window of Pseudomonas sp. JQ170C genomic DNA:
- the mnxG gene encoding manganese-oxidizing multicopper oxidase MnxG, whose translation MTPLKGSVLTSLLLAAATLGWQDVSEAAVRCERNLVANVVALDQPLMFNRLGAQNANGMMFALRRDVVDEHNVSLAHGGAAVPGKVTLRPDKRPRPIVLRVAAGDCLTVNLQNLLAYQANPNKHGIDHEEENEGEENEAEENEFENEGNEQGDESFVVDDQVTDRHVGFQVNGMQAVNSIGDIAANTGRNGNFLIAPGATRTYTLYAEREGAFAATSQGATFGGQGGAGNVANGLFGQVVVLPKYARTYRNTLTEEEMRLATTGRAPTGQPIVDYQARYPQREPWIREGKAGSPIIAMVDGSEIISSESDAVVMGPNTDGSFPPSTYPLESIGKRNPAVPNRLEPFRDFAAQFTDEAAATQAFPGYWADPVMGHVLEPTRDSFMINYGSGGMGAEVVANRLGVGPMHDCLSCSYEEFFLSSHTVGDVAMLVDVPANIGLENIRPGQTPSAEQIGVKATMALYPAEPANVNHSYIGDFVKFRNTHNGHEQHIFHLHGHQWLFNPNDDNSDYVDAQGIGPGVGYTYEIANGGSGNRNRVAGDAIYHCHFYPHFAQGMWSMWRVHDVFEEGTRLEVSNQGEDGYHSQPYALRSGKPAAGARALPDGEIVAGTPIPAIVPLPGKAMAPMPGKVAVIPKLAPTLVAENDDDDDEEEAGDDDSGHHDQAPRAIGSLVLVDRSDLNADGSLKNPGYPFWIGGMESTVGQRPPTPPLDMLDPDKATALKNTGKALWANLDPNQVGGWDGGLPRHSLDGMAAGGEAITTTTALDFTKSITKAKAVFLPEEGTDVEQAAMSFHSKLEHPSYAVLPDSQMVPRNFRTNGAAPTAGAPFFEPCMDDRAKRLTLAAGTGEFNSGERLDAMTFTGSSTFTADRPRIYKGANIQFDAVYNKVGYHFPQARIIALWEDAWPVINKQRPPEPLVMRMNTFDCVMYQHTNLIPSYYEMDDYQVRTPTDVIGQHIHLPKWDLTAADGSANGWNYEDGILSPGTVVERIHAIREFNQCQSSGDPREGTAECPVARPHPFFGRYGRADWMGARTAMQRWFADPVVNVHNVDRGLGTIFTHDHLGPSTHQQLGLYATVLAEPAGSTWYHAETGEQLYNPAVREDGGPTSWQAVVKTGDLDGDGRNDSYREFFLEYSDFQHAYEAGVYVGAGPDGIPNGQAYPATADSFRFAINPPVRQKASNLLEAVVESRGGLSPGCPSRPCPQAISVDDPGMFVVNYRNEPLALRVYDPYKVAPDGKRGMQADGMGGDLAFAMQSRTDRAIPAMNLSPAAITSAVGPTGGTTLFPPHINKAGAEPGDPFTPMLRTYSGDNVRLRMHAGGHEEEHNVTLHGVKWLQNGSGFGNSSNSGWKASQMVGISEQLGFMAPVSMISSSSAPNGDYLYSLDAAHEGYWNGIWGVMRNYTANRPDLFPLPNNPLPMAARNTVAFDGICPRYTANATGIGTRPTVQRSYEIVAALANDILGNPLAVSINDPSGVGQHVGGPLKANGGTLVYNSRRTSIPQVTVTDPEDGETFTVGGHSGPLHDPTAILYVRKADLDPVTGKLKPGVPIEPLVLRAAAGDCLKITLENRLPMVMPDLPSTAVMQNVVKRDRQGSEGSTAFNNNLMRPSSHVGLHAQLLAYDITKSDGANVGQNPVQTVPPRAGNSGAYPSKVYQYYAGHLEREGKPVMQLGRAVDNINTTAIEFGGLNITPADVIKQGQKGLVGAMSILPQTATWTEDTASRASATVQVPGQPAYRDFATVWQRALNMRWSDGRPVEGIATEGNGVPGDPKDNSNMAINYKTEPLWFRFGLAPDAPFGHADGYGWADVPNAHMAYSNALVGSDPQTPVLWARPGQPFRNHVLMPTGGSRGITYQLDGHIWPLHNYQAEKSDVSGYPLNLPGIGSVRFGYNPQAMFIGAQESVLPAAHFSFMVPSAGGANAVPGDYLFRDYAAYGNASGLWGILRVTQETPPATPPAQ comes from the coding sequence ATGACCCCCCTTAAAGGCTCTGTCCTTACCTCATTGCTGCTGGCCGCTGCCACTTTGGGTTGGCAGGACGTCAGCGAGGCTGCGGTGCGTTGCGAACGCAACCTGGTGGCCAACGTGGTTGCCCTCGATCAGCCGCTGATGTTCAACCGGCTGGGGGCGCAGAACGCCAATGGCATGATGTTCGCCCTGCGCCGCGACGTGGTCGACGAGCACAATGTCTCCCTGGCCCATGGCGGGGCCGCGGTGCCGGGCAAGGTGACGCTGCGGCCCGACAAGCGGCCACGGCCCATTGTGCTGCGGGTGGCCGCCGGTGACTGCCTGACCGTGAATCTGCAGAACCTCCTGGCCTATCAGGCCAACCCGAACAAACACGGTATCGATCACGAAGAAGAAAACGAAGGCGAAGAAAACGAGGCCGAAGAGAACGAGTTCGAGAACGAAGGCAACGAACAAGGTGACGAGAGCTTTGTGGTCGATGACCAGGTCACCGACCGCCATGTGGGCTTCCAGGTCAACGGTATGCAGGCGGTCAACAGCATCGGTGACATCGCCGCCAACACCGGCCGCAACGGCAACTTCCTGATCGCCCCCGGCGCCACCCGTACCTACACCTTGTATGCCGAGCGCGAAGGCGCCTTCGCCGCCACCAGCCAGGGTGCCACCTTCGGCGGCCAGGGCGGCGCCGGCAACGTCGCCAACGGCCTGTTCGGCCAGGTGGTGGTGCTGCCCAAGTATGCCCGCACCTACCGCAATACCCTGACCGAGGAAGAGATGCGCCTGGCCACCACCGGCCGGGCACCGACCGGCCAGCCGATCGTCGATTACCAGGCGCGCTATCCGCAGCGCGAACCCTGGATCCGCGAAGGCAAGGCCGGCTCGCCGATCATCGCCATGGTCGATGGCAGCGAGATCATTTCCAGTGAATCCGATGCCGTGGTCATGGGCCCCAACACCGATGGCAGCTTCCCGCCGTCCACCTACCCGCTGGAGAGCATCGGCAAGCGCAACCCGGCGGTGCCCAACCGCCTGGAGCCGTTCCGCGACTTCGCCGCCCAGTTCACCGATGAAGCGGCCGCCACCCAGGCCTTCCCCGGCTACTGGGCCGACCCGGTCATGGGCCATGTGCTGGAGCCGACCCGCGACTCGTTCATGATCAACTACGGTTCCGGCGGCATGGGCGCCGAAGTGGTGGCCAACCGCCTGGGCGTGGGGCCGATGCACGACTGCCTGTCGTGCTCCTATGAAGAGTTTTTCCTGAGCTCGCACACCGTCGGTGACGTGGCGATGCTGGTCGATGTGCCCGCCAACATCGGCCTTGAAAACATTCGCCCGGGGCAGACCCCGAGCGCCGAGCAGATCGGCGTCAAGGCCACCATGGCCCTGTACCCGGCAGAGCCTGCCAACGTCAACCACAGCTACATTGGTGACTTCGTCAAGTTCCGCAACACCCACAACGGCCACGAGCAGCACATTTTCCACCTGCACGGGCACCAGTGGCTGTTCAACCCCAATGACGACAACTCCGACTATGTCGACGCCCAGGGCATTGGCCCGGGGGTGGGCTACACCTATGAAATCGCCAACGGCGGTTCGGGCAACCGGAACCGGGTCGCGGGCGATGCGATCTACCACTGCCACTTCTATCCGCACTTTGCCCAAGGCATGTGGAGCATGTGGCGGGTACATGATGTGTTCGAGGAAGGCACCCGCCTTGAGGTGTCCAACCAGGGCGAAGACGGCTATCACAGCCAACCCTATGCCTTGCGCAGTGGCAAACCGGCTGCCGGTGCCCGGGCCCTGCCCGACGGCGAGATTGTCGCCGGCACGCCTATTCCGGCCATTGTGCCGCTGCCAGGCAAGGCCATGGCGCCGATGCCGGGCAAAGTGGCGGTGATTCCAAAACTGGCGCCGACCCTGGTGGCCGAAAACGATGACGATGACGACGAAGAGGAAGCCGGCGATGACGACTCCGGTCACCACGACCAGGCCCCCCGTGCCATTGGCTCGCTGGTACTGGTAGACCGCAGTGACCTCAACGCCGACGGCAGCCTGAAGAACCCTGGCTATCCATTCTGGATCGGCGGCATGGAAAGTACCGTCGGCCAACGTCCGCCAACCCCACCGCTGGACATGCTCGACCCCGACAAGGCCACCGCGCTGAAAAACACCGGCAAAGCCCTGTGGGCCAACCTGGACCCGAATCAGGTCGGCGGTTGGGACGGTGGTTTGCCTCGCCATTCCCTCGACGGCATGGCCGCCGGTGGCGAAGCAATCACTACCACCACCGCGCTGGACTTCACCAAGTCGATCACCAAGGCCAAGGCGGTGTTCCTGCCGGAGGAGGGCACCGACGTCGAGCAGGCGGCGATGAGCTTCCATTCCAAGCTTGAACACCCCAGCTACGCCGTGCTGCCCGACAGCCAGATGGTGCCGCGCAACTTCCGCACCAATGGTGCCGCCCCCACGGCAGGCGCACCGTTCTTCGAGCCCTGCATGGACGACCGCGCCAAGCGCCTGACCCTGGCGGCCGGCACCGGTGAGTTCAACAGCGGCGAACGCCTGGACGCCATGACGTTTACCGGCTCCTCGACCTTTACCGCCGACCGTCCGCGTATCTACAAGGGCGCCAACATCCAGTTCGACGCGGTGTACAACAAGGTCGGCTACCACTTCCCGCAGGCGCGCATCATTGCCCTGTGGGAAGACGCCTGGCCGGTGATCAACAAACAGCGCCCACCAGAGCCGCTGGTGATGCGCATGAACACCTTCGATTGCGTGATGTACCAGCACACCAACCTGATCCCGTCGTACTACGAGATGGACGACTACCAGGTGCGTACCCCCACCGACGTGATCGGCCAGCACATCCACCTGCCCAAGTGGGACCTGACCGCCGCCGACGGCTCGGCCAACGGCTGGAACTACGAAGACGGCATTCTCTCGCCCGGCACTGTCGTCGAGCGTATCCATGCCATTCGCGAGTTCAACCAGTGCCAGAGCAGCGGTGACCCGCGCGAAGGCACCGCCGAGTGCCCGGTGGCCAGGCCCCACCCGTTCTTCGGCCGCTACGGGCGGGCCGACTGGATGGGCGCGCGCACGGCCATGCAACGCTGGTTCGCCGACCCTGTGGTCAACGTGCATAACGTCGACCGGGGCCTGGGCACCATCTTCACCCACGACCACCTCGGCCCATCGACTCACCAGCAACTGGGCCTGTATGCCACCGTCCTGGCGGAACCGGCAGGTTCCACCTGGTACCACGCGGAAACCGGCGAGCAGTTGTACAACCCGGCGGTACGCGAGGACGGTGGCCCGACTTCCTGGCAGGCGGTGGTCAAGACCGGCGACCTGGACGGCGACGGGCGCAATGACAGCTATCGGGAGTTCTTCCTGGAGTACAGCGACTTCCAGCATGCCTATGAAGCCGGTGTGTATGTAGGCGCAGGCCCCGACGGCATCCCCAATGGCCAGGCGTACCCGGCCACCGCCGACAGCTTCCGTTTTGCGATCAACCCGCCTGTGCGGCAAAAAGCCTCGAACCTGCTCGAGGCGGTGGTGGAGTCCCGTGGCGGCCTGTCGCCGGGATGCCCATCGCGGCCTTGCCCGCAAGCCATCTCGGTGGATGACCCAGGCATGTTCGTCGTCAACTACCGCAACGAGCCCCTGGCCCTGCGGGTCTACGACCCCTACAAAGTGGCGCCCGATGGCAAGCGTGGCATGCAGGCCGACGGCATGGGTGGCGACCTCGCGTTCGCCATGCAAAGCCGCACCGACCGTGCCATCCCGGCGATGAACCTGTCGCCGGCGGCGATCACCTCGGCCGTGGGCCCAACCGGTGGCACCACGCTGTTCCCACCGCACATCAACAAGGCCGGTGCCGAGCCGGGCGACCCCTTCACCCCGATGCTGCGGACCTACTCCGGTGACAACGTGCGCCTGCGCATGCACGCCGGTGGTCATGAAGAGGAACACAACGTGACCCTGCACGGCGTCAAGTGGCTGCAGAACGGCTCGGGCTTCGGCAATAGCTCGAACTCCGGGTGGAAGGCCTCGCAGATGGTGGGTATCTCCGAGCAACTGGGCTTCATGGCGCCGGTGTCGATGATCTCCAGCTCCTCGGCGCCCAACGGCGACTACCTGTACTCGCTCGATGCCGCCCACGAAGGCTACTGGAACGGTATCTGGGGGGTAATGCGCAACTACACCGCCAACCGTCCCGACCTGTTCCCGCTGCCCAACAACCCCTTGCCGATGGCCGCGCGCAACACCGTGGCGTTCGACGGTATCTGCCCGCGCTACACCGCCAACGCCACCGGCATTGGCACCCGGCCAACCGTGCAGCGCAGCTATGAGATTGTCGCGGCCCTGGCCAACGACATTCTCGGCAACCCGCTGGCGGTGAGCATCAATGACCCAAGCGGCGTCGGCCAGCATGTCGGCGGCCCGTTGAAGGCCAATGGCGGCACGCTGGTCTACAACAGCCGGCGCACCAGTATCCCGCAGGTGACCGTGACCGATCCGGAGGACGGCGAGACCTTCACCGTGGGTGGCCACAGCGGGCCGCTGCATGACCCGACCGCCATCCTCTATGTACGCAAGGCCGACCTCGACCCTGTGACCGGCAAGCTCAAGCCCGGTGTACCGATCGAGCCCCTGGTGCTGCGTGCAGCGGCCGGTGACTGCCTGAAAATCACCCTGGAGAACCGCCTGCCCATGGTGATGCCAGACTTGCCGAGCACCGCGGTGATGCAGAACGTGGTCAAGCGCGACCGTCAGGGCAGCGAAGGCTCCACCGCCTTCAACAACAACTTGATGCGGCCGTCGAGCCATGTCGGTCTGCACGCGCAGCTGCTGGCCTACGACATCACCAAGTCGGACGGCGCCAACGTCGGCCAGAACCCGGTGCAGACCGTACCGCCGCGCGCCGGCAACAGCGGCGCCTACCCGAGCAAGGTGTACCAGTACTACGCCGGGCACCTGGAGCGTGAAGGCAAGCCGGTGATGCAGCTGGGCCGTGCGGTGGACAACATCAACACCACTGCCATCGAGTTCGGCGGCCTGAACATCACCCCGGCCGATGTCATCAAGCAGGGGCAGAAAGGCCTGGTGGGCGCCATGAGCATCCTGCCGCAGACCGCCACCTGGACCGAAGACACCGCCAGCCGCGCCTCGGCCACGGTGCAGGTTCCCGGGCAGCCGGCCTACCGTGACTTTGCCACCGTGTGGCAGCGGGCGCTGAACATGCGCTGGTCCGACGGCCGTCCGGTGGAAGGCATCGCCACTGAAGGCAATGGCGTACCGGGGGATCCGAAAGACAACTCCAATATGGCCATCAACTACAAGACCGAGCCGCTGTGGTTCCGCTTCGGCCTGGCCCCGGATGCGCCGTTCGGCCATGCCGACGGCTACGGCTGGGCGGATGTCCCCAACGCGCACATGGCCTACAGCAACGCCCTGGTGGGCAGCGACCCGCAAACGCCGGTGCTGTGGGCAAGGCCGGGCCAGCCGTTCCGTAACCACGTACTGATGCCTACCGGCGGCAGCCGCGGTATCACCTACCAGCTCGATGGGCACATCTGGCCGCTGCATAACTACCAGGCCGAGAAATCCGACGTCAGCGGCTACCCCTTGAACCTGCCGGGCATTGGTTCGGTGCGCTTTGGCTACAACCCGCAGGCGATGTTCATCGGTGCCCAGGAAAGCGTGCTGCCAGCGGCGCACTTCAGCTTCATGGTGCCCAGTGCCGGGGGGGCCAATGCGGTGCCGGGCGACTACCTGTTCCGCGACTACGCTGCATACGGTAATGCCTCGGGGTTGTGGGGCATCCTGCGGGTAACGCAAGAGACACCACCAGCCACGCCACCAGCGCAGTAA
- a CDS encoding YncE family protein, which yields MINKKGPLYLGLLTGLTLMGLGVAYESLWCDPRSELAKVEADAKADPLALHRLSRDGVTVEFEARPLGSGGVLTEGAFANVRFKITDQNSGQPLSGVSPGAWLDPALTGEAAKDRSNSCKARVALFLKSSIGARPLLDLNSYFLLVLNKDASLTVIDPSVSVGGVTSTLARIELPGQPMDWTPSGDDKLVFVSIPERGEVALIDTETFQRIGSIPAGKQPLRVALQPDQRLLWVGNNASDPAQSGVTVIDVPSRKAMKFFATGAGHHEIAFSADSRYAFVSNRDSGTLSVIDASDMRLVKTVDVGSHPLSVAYSALSQAVYVADGRDGTISVIDARNHTQRHLIQGKQGLGPMRFSRDGRFGIVLNTLENQALVIDASTDRLIHSLPVAAEPYQLTFTQAYAYVRGLASSKVSMINLSSLGEGRQPIVQGFDAGAAAPRQAGDLPLAQGLTVARDENSVFVVNPADNTTYFYAEGMNAPMSGYPNRGHNARAALVIDRSLREVAPGVYSSTVKLPAAGTFDVAFLLNQPQIIHCFSTEVAASPTAPHRQTPQIEFMLEPAVVVQGTPFTARFRIVEGNGAPRNGIKDLSVRYFLAPSSRARNSQVTEVGDGVYEAALDLAESGAWYLHVQAPSLGDAFAEKNYASLRVLPAEAQQASDTGSTRSSR from the coding sequence ATGATCAATAAAAAAGGACCGTTGTACCTGGGACTGCTGACCGGATTGACCCTGATGGGCTTGGGGGTCGCCTATGAAAGTCTCTGGTGCGACCCGCGCAGCGAGCTGGCCAAGGTCGAGGCCGACGCCAAGGCCGACCCGCTGGCCTTGCACCGGCTCAGTCGCGACGGTGTCACCGTCGAGTTCGAGGCCCGGCCGCTGGGCAGCGGCGGGGTGCTGACCGAGGGGGCCTTTGCCAACGTGCGCTTCAAGATCACTGACCAGAACAGCGGCCAGCCACTGTCGGGGGTATCCCCCGGCGCCTGGCTGGACCCGGCGCTGACCGGCGAGGCCGCCAAGGACCGCAGCAACAGTTGCAAGGCGCGGGTGGCGCTGTTTCTCAAAAGCAGTATCGGTGCCCGGCCGTTGCTTGACCTCAACAGCTACTTCCTGCTGGTACTGAACAAGGACGCCAGCCTCACCGTGATCGACCCCTCGGTGTCGGTGGGCGGTGTCACCAGTACCCTGGCGCGTATCGAGTTGCCCGGCCAGCCGATGGACTGGACCCCCAGCGGCGATGACAAGCTGGTGTTCGTGTCGATCCCCGAACGTGGGGAAGTGGCACTGATCGACACCGAGACCTTCCAGCGCATCGGTAGCATTCCCGCCGGCAAGCAACCGCTGCGCGTAGCCCTGCAGCCCGACCAGCGCCTGCTGTGGGTCGGCAACAATGCCAGCGATCCGGCCCAGAGTGGCGTCACCGTGATTGACGTCCCCAGCCGCAAGGCCATGAAGTTTTTCGCCACCGGCGCCGGCCACCACGAAATCGCCTTTAGTGCCGACTCGCGCTACGCCTTTGTCAGCAACCGCGACAGCGGCACCTTGAGCGTGATCGACGCCAGCGACATGCGCCTGGTCAAGACCGTCGACGTCGGCTCGCACCCGTTGTCGGTGGCTTACTCGGCGCTGTCCCAGGCGGTGTACGTGGCCGACGGGCGTGACGGCACCATCAGCGTGATCGACGCGCGCAACCACACCCAGCGCCACCTGATCCAAGGCAAGCAAGGGCTGGGGCCGATGCGCTTCAGCCGGGACGGGCGCTTTGGCATCGTCCTCAACACCCTGGAAAACCAGGCACTGGTGATCGATGCCAGTACCGACCGGCTGATCCACAGCCTGCCGGTGGCGGCCGAACCCTACCAACTGACCTTTACCCAGGCCTATGCCTATGTCCGTGGCCTGGCGTCCTCCAAAGTCAGCATGATCAACCTGAGCAGCCTCGGCGAAGGGCGCCAGCCCATTGTTCAGGGCTTCGACGCCGGCGCCGCGGCCCCGCGCCAGGCCGGCGACCTGCCGCTGGCCCAGGGCCTGACCGTGGCCCGGGACGAAAACTCGGTGTTCGTGGTCAACCCGGCCGACAACACCACCTACTTCTACGCCGAAGGCATGAACGCACCGATGTCCGGCTACCCCAACCGTGGCCACAACGCCCGGGCGGCGTTGGTGATCGACCGCAGCCTGCGTGAAGTGGCGCCGGGGGTGTACAGCTCGACGGTGAAGCTGCCGGCCGCAGGCACCTTTGACGTGGCGTTCCTGCTCAACCAGCCACAGATCATTCACTGCTTCAGTACCGAAGTGGCCGCTTCGCCCACCGCCCCGCATCGGCAAACACCGCAGATCGAGTTCATGCTCGAACCCGCCGTGGTGGTCCAGGGCACTCCTTTCACGGCGCGCTTTCGCATCGTCGAAGGCAACGGTGCGCCGCGCAACGGCATCAAGGACCTGAGCGTGCGCTACTTCCTCGCGCCGTCGTCGCGGGCCCGCAACAGCCAGGTCACCGAGGTGGGTGACGGGGTGTACGAGGCCGCCCTGGACCTGGCTGAAAGCGGCGCCTGGTACCTGCATGTCCAGGCCCCGTCGCTAGGCGATGCCTTTGCCGAGAAAAACTATGCCAGCCTGCGGGTGCTGCCCGCGGAGGCTCAACAAGCGTCTGACACCGGTTCAACAAGGAGTTCGCGATGA
- a CDS encoding SCO family protein, whose product MKKLARCRLFSLCLLAASCGLAQAHNGVDHSAHGTPAAHQEKTSVRFADVQLLDQNGMPVRLEKDLVADRLVVMGFIYTSCTTVCPVVSSIMAKVQKQLGGRVGSEVQLVSISVDPQRDDSKRLLDYAKTFQAGPGWSWLTGTPYAVNETLKGLGSFSANLGEHPPLILVGDGRSGKWTRFYGFTDPALLVTEIDRLSARRVHAKHTAIAQEVQP is encoded by the coding sequence ATGAAAAAGCTCGCTCGCTGCAGACTGTTCAGCCTGTGCCTGTTGGCCGCCAGTTGTGGCCTGGCCCAGGCCCACAACGGCGTCGACCACAGCGCCCACGGTACGCCCGCTGCCCACCAGGAAAAAACCTCGGTGCGCTTTGCCGATGTACAACTGCTGGACCAGAACGGCATGCCGGTTCGCCTTGAAAAGGACCTGGTGGCCGATCGCCTGGTGGTCATGGGCTTTATCTACACCAGCTGCACCACGGTGTGCCCGGTGGTGTCCTCGATCATGGCCAAGGTGCAAAAGCAATTGGGCGGCAGGGTGGGCAGCGAGGTGCAGTTGGTTTCGATCAGCGTCGACCCCCAGCGCGACGACTCCAAGCGCCTGCTCGACTACGCCAAGACCTTCCAGGCCGGCCCCGGCTGGAGCTGGTTGACCGGCACACCGTATGCGGTCAACGAAACCCTCAAGGGTCTGGGCAGCTTCAGCGCCAACCTGGGTGAGCATCCGCCGCTGATCCTGGTGGGCGATGGCCGCAGCGGCAAATGGACCCGCTTCTATGGCTTTACCGACCCCGCCTTGCTGGTCACTGAAATCGACCGGCTCAGCGCCCGGCGGGTGCATGCCAAGCACACCGCCATTGCACAGGAGGTGCAGCCATGA